A genomic window from Bradyrhizobium lupini includes:
- the istB gene encoding IS21-like element helper ATPase IstB: MLARLQLSGIRDQLDSLLDEAARANLSARETLILLCEREIARKDHRRIDMALKLAHFPAVKELAGFDFEAQPSIDPKQIRDLAASRWIANGENVLLLGPPGVGKTHLSIALGREAILAGYTVQFTTATTLVAGLAKAHGERRLDEKLLALAKPKLLIVDELGYLPLEPDAAHLFFQLVSCRYESGAMLITSNRSVAEWGTVFADPVVATAILDRLLHHSHVLTIRGDSYRLRAKRKSGLIKAPPAGDGPPVGSASLRPVTGGNNHQTTS, from the coding sequence ATGCTGGCGCGATTGCAGCTCTCCGGCATCCGCGATCAGCTTGATAGTTTGCTCGACGAGGCTGCGCGCGCGAACCTGTCGGCGCGTGAGACGCTGATCCTGCTGTGCGAACGTGAGATCGCGCGCAAGGATCATCGTCGCATCGATATGGCGCTGAAGCTTGCACACTTCCCGGCCGTAAAGGAGCTCGCAGGCTTCGACTTCGAGGCGCAGCCCTCGATCGATCCCAAGCAGATCCGCGACTTGGCCGCGTCACGTTGGATCGCCAACGGCGAGAATGTGCTGCTGCTCGGCCCGCCGGGCGTCGGTAAGACGCACTTGTCGATCGCACTCGGGCGAGAAGCGATCCTGGCCGGTTACACCGTGCAGTTCACCACGGCGACGACGCTCGTCGCGGGCCTGGCCAAGGCGCATGGCGAGCGGCGCCTGGACGAGAAGCTGCTCGCGCTGGCGAAGCCAAAGCTGCTTATCGTTGACGAGCTCGGCTATCTGCCGCTGGAGCCGGACGCCGCGCATCTGTTCTTCCAACTGGTCAGCTGCCGTTACGAAAGCGGTGCCATGCTGATCACGTCGAACCGCAGCGTTGCCGAATGGGGCACCGTGTTCGCCGATCCCGTGGTCGCCACCGCGATCCTCGACCGGCTCCTGCACCACAGCCACGTGCTGACGATCCGCGGCGACAGCTACCGGCTCCGCGCCAAACGGAAGAGCGGCCTCATCAAGGCGCCGCCCGCCGGTGACGGCCCTCCGGTCGGCTCCGCCTCCCTCCGTCCCGTCACCGGCGGAAACAACCATCAAACGACATCATGA
- the istA gene encoding IS21 family transposase — protein MKTPDDVAEMLRLRACGWGLKRIARELGCSHHTVKGYVAAGGVKPFKSPDRPQRLHGLEGWLRERFIRHRDNADVVRQDLLNEKGVTVSRRTLQRMVQPYRQALKAEALATTRFETPPGRQLQIDFGERLVEIGGTKVKAFVFVATLGHSRRLHVRAFRAEKQEHWFAGLESTFTTFSGVPEEVLMDNPRALVVRHDAVSRSVQFNDRLIAFSKHLGFRPRACAPYRARTKGKTENGVGYVKKNAIAGHSFASWDAFEAHLARWEREVANVRIHGTTGEAPIIRFARDEAHRLKPLGGRPSFGSLRELTRIVGNDCAIEIDTNSYSVPWRLIGERVAVTVAAGEVRIRHGVHQVAVHEQSKGRRLRIVDPIHLDGVAGRNGAVRRPEIAAAVQESSPPHSLLRPLAEYEAVIGGSF, from the coding sequence ATGAAGACGCCGGATGACGTGGCGGAGATGTTGCGCCTGAGGGCGTGCGGATGGGGGCTGAAGCGGATTGCGCGCGAGCTGGGCTGCAGCCATCACACGGTGAAGGGTTATGTGGCGGCGGGCGGGGTGAAGCCGTTTAAGTCGCCCGATAGGCCGCAACGGCTCCATGGCCTTGAGGGCTGGCTGCGTGAGAGGTTCATTCGCCATCGTGACAATGCGGACGTGGTGCGCCAGGATCTATTGAATGAGAAAGGCGTGACCGTCAGCCGGCGAACGCTGCAGCGCATGGTGCAGCCTTATCGGCAGGCGCTGAAGGCGGAGGCGCTTGCGACGACGCGGTTCGAGACACCTCCGGGTCGCCAGCTGCAAATCGACTTCGGGGAGCGTCTGGTCGAGATCGGCGGAACGAAGGTCAAGGCATTCGTGTTCGTGGCGACGCTCGGACATTCGCGACGGCTCCATGTGCGAGCGTTCCGGGCCGAAAAGCAAGAACACTGGTTTGCCGGGCTCGAGAGCACATTCACCACCTTCAGCGGTGTACCCGAGGAAGTGCTGATGGATAACCCACGCGCACTTGTGGTGCGCCACGACGCGGTGAGCCGGTCGGTTCAGTTCAACGACAGGCTGATTGCCTTCTCGAAGCACTTGGGCTTCCGTCCTCGCGCCTGCGCACCATATCGGGCACGCACAAAGGGCAAGACGGAGAATGGCGTTGGCTATGTGAAGAAGAACGCGATCGCAGGTCATTCCTTTGCAAGTTGGGACGCGTTTGAGGCCCATCTCGCCAGGTGGGAGCGAGAGGTTGCGAACGTCCGTATCCACGGCACGACCGGCGAAGCACCGATCATCCGCTTCGCACGAGACGAGGCCCACCGGTTAAAACCGCTCGGCGGGCGGCCCTCGTTCGGATCATTGCGCGAGCTAACCCGGATCGTCGGCAATGATTGTGCCATCGAGATCGACACCAACAGTTACTCGGTACCGTGGCGCCTTATTGGTGAGCGGGTCGCGGTGACCGTCGCGGCCGGCGAGGTGCGGATCCGCCATGGCGTGCACCAGGTCGCGGTTCACGAGCAATCGAAGGGGCGCCGGCTGCGGATCGTCGATCCGATCCATCTCGATGGTGTTGCCGGGCGCAATGGCGCGGTCCGCCGCCCGGAGATCGCAGCGGCGGTGCAGGAATCGTCTCCCCCGCATTCATTGTTGCGTCCGCTTGCCGAATACGAAGCCGTGATCGGGGGAAGCTTCTGA
- a CDS encoding DUF1045 domain-containing protein has product MCLVRWGNPYVFDRFRFHMTRADRAPADSTAGVGCGLRSLFLDN; this is encoded by the coding sequence ATGTGCCTCGTCCGATGGGGCAACCCATACGTTTTCGATCGATTCCGCTTCCACATGACCCGAGCCGATCGCGCTCCCGCCGATAGTACGGCAGGAGTTGGATGCGGTCTTCGCTCGCTGTTCCTCGACAATTAA
- a CDS encoding MarR family winged helix-turn-helix transcriptional regulator, whose protein sequence is MAKQATRGENGSAESQDLVRRLTLEIRSLNVCLEDFLQVRAEALGISGTQLAILMAVMDLDKDGGAPAGVVAKLMKVDPSFITLHSKALEKVGFVRRKTGIRDARVVQLSLTDKARKRLANIAAQQEELDQFVFGELSIEESTRLSSRLAALRKRLERATLKAELDTGAASARGRSRR, encoded by the coding sequence TTGGCTAAGCAAGCAACGCGAGGGGAAAATGGCTCTGCTGAGAGTCAGGATCTGGTGCGGCGATTAACGTTAGAGATCAGATCCCTCAACGTCTGTCTGGAGGATTTTCTTCAGGTCCGAGCCGAGGCACTCGGCATTAGTGGAACACAATTGGCGATCTTGATGGCCGTGATGGACTTAGACAAGGATGGCGGTGCTCCGGCCGGAGTGGTCGCAAAACTGATGAAAGTCGACCCGTCCTTCATCACGCTACATTCGAAAGCGCTGGAGAAAGTCGGATTTGTGCGGCGCAAGACCGGCATCAGGGATGCTCGGGTCGTCCAGCTCTCGCTAACGGACAAAGCCCGTAAGCGTCTCGCGAACATCGCTGCACAACAGGAGGAACTGGATCAATTCGTTTTCGGTGAGCTTAGCATTGAGGAATCGACGAGACTGTCGAGCCGACTTGCAGCGCTCAGGAAGCGGCTGGAGAGAGCTACCCTGAAAGCCGAACTGGACACCGGCGCGGCGTCAGCCCGAGGCAGGAGCCGACGTTAG
- a CDS encoding DUF3551 domain-containing protein yields MTAAPRGRSFIPTARQDVYCLQGRIWGYPGNCQFSTCDECMTTATGTLAYCGMNPIYAFRQQGGHLRGCVMANCGRDIRLCLYNWTRRAG; encoded by the coding sequence TTGACCGCCGCTCCGCGGGGTCGTTCTTTCATTCCAACGGCTCGGCAGGACGTTTATTGCCTCCAGGGACGTATCTGGGGATATCCGGGCAATTGCCAGTTCTCGACCTGTGACGAGTGCATGACCACTGCCACCGGCACCCTAGCCTATTGCGGGATGAATCCGATCTATGCATTCCGGCAACAAGGAGGGCACCTGCGCGGATGCGTGATGGCCAACTGTGGTCGAGACATCCGTCTTTGCTTATATAATTGGACCCGCCGTGCTGGTTAA
- the bioD gene encoding dethiobiotin synthase, whose amino-acid sequence MSQQIVVTGTDTGIGKTVFSAGLADLLGANYWKPIQAGLEGETDAELVARLGSLSPDRIIPELYRLRTPRSPHQSAEIDGVRIEPESLNVPDTGERPLVIEGAGGLMVPLRGDTLYIDVFERWRLPIVLCASTAPGTINHSLLSIEALRTRQIPILGIAFIGEPNAETQIAIREIGRARWLGRLPWLNPLAADTLQAAFKTSFRADQFKQ is encoded by the coding sequence ATGAGTCAGCAGATTGTCGTGACAGGCACAGACACCGGAATCGGAAAAACGGTATTTTCCGCCGGACTCGCCGATCTCCTCGGCGCGAACTATTGGAAACCGATTCAGGCCGGCCTCGAAGGAGAGACTGATGCCGAGCTCGTCGCACGGCTGGGCAGTCTCTCGCCCGATCGCATCATTCCGGAGCTTTACCGACTTCGCACCCCCCGTTCGCCCCACCAGTCCGCTGAAATTGACGGAGTTCGGATAGAGCCAGAATCGCTCAATGTGCCAGACACCGGGGAGCGACCGTTGGTGATTGAGGGCGCTGGCGGCCTAATGGTGCCGCTGAGGGGCGATACACTCTACATTGATGTGTTCGAGCGATGGCGGCTTCCAATCGTGCTTTGCGCGAGCACGGCACCGGGCACCATTAATCATTCGCTACTGTCAATAGAGGCTCTGCGAACGCGCCAGATCCCTATTCTTGGGATTGCCTTCATTGGGGAACCAAATGCTGAGACCCAGATCGCAATTCGCGAGATTGGGCGGGCGCGTTGGTTAGGGCGATTGCCGTGGCTGAATCCCCTCGCGGCAGACACGCTGCAGGCCGCCTTCAAAACCTCGTTCCGTGCCGATCAATTCAAGCAATGA
- the panD gene encoding aspartate 1-decarboxylase, producing MRITFMKGKIDRASVTETDLNRGGSISVDRGLLDAAGFLINERVEIYNLDNGARFSTYIIEAPPGSGAIDLTGATARLAMPGDKISIVAYASSDEAEARRFRPRVVRVDRNNRIVQGWNAGCEC from the coding sequence ATGAGAATCACCTTTATGAAGGGCAAAATCGATCGAGCTTCGGTAACTGAAACCGATCTGAACCGGGGAGGATCGATATCGGTTGATCGTGGGTTGCTTGATGCCGCAGGCTTCCTGATTAACGAACGCGTCGAGATCTACAATCTCGACAATGGGGCACGATTTTCTACCTACATCATTGAAGCGCCTCCAGGGTCCGGCGCCATCGACCTGACTGGTGCGACGGCCCGATTGGCAATGCCCGGCGACAAAATCAGTATCGTTGCATATGCCTCATCTGACGAGGCAGAAGCGAGGCGTTTCAGACCCCGCGTTGTGCGGGTCGACCGCAACAATCGTATCGTGCAAGGCTGGAACGCGGGCTGCGAATGCTAG
- a CDS encoding IS5 family transposase (programmed frameshift), with protein sequence MPWTKAARIQYQRSGLRYTSDLTDAEWALIARKMPPRRRLGRPREVDLREIMQAIFYILSSGCQWRALPKEFPPYSTVQGYFYAWRNTGRWQQIVQALVRKARRRLGRKPKPTAAVIDSQTASTTEAGGPRGFDAGKRLHGRKRHIVTDTNVLLLAAYVHPPNIQDVHGAVPLLEGLRARFPKLEHVFADRIYRGKQLLNALSDCGQWTIEIVERPAGVKRFQLLPRRWVVERTFAWFGRCRRHSKDFEGSAATELA encoded by the exons ATGCCGTGGACCAAGGCCGCTCGTATCCAGTATCAGCGCAGCGGGCTGCGTTACACAAGTGATCTGACCGATGCAGAATGGGCGTTGATCGCCCGGAAGATGCCGCCGCGACGGCGATTGGGCCGGCCGCGGGAGGTCGATTTGCGCGAGATCATGCAGGCGATCTTCTATATTCTGTCGAGCGGCTGCCAATGGCGAGCCTTGCCGAAGGAGTTCCCGCCATACTCGACGGTGCAGGGCTATTTTTACGCCTGGCGCAATACGGGTCGATGGCAGCAGATCGTCCAGGCCTTGGTTCGGAAGGCGCGCCGAAGGCTCGGACGAAAACCCAAACCGACAGCTGCCGTTATTGATAGTCAGACCGCATCAACGACGGAGGCCGGCGGGCCACGCGGATTCGACGCCGGCAAGCGCCTCCATGGGCGCAAGCGCCATATCGTTACCGACACCAACGTTCTCTTGTTGGCGGCCTATGTTCATCCGC CCAACATTCAGGACGTCCATGGCGCCGTGCCCCTGTTGGAGGGCTTGCGAGCCCGCTTCCCAAAGCTTGAACATGTCTTCGCCGATCGGATTTATCGCGGCAAACAACTCCTCAACGCACTCTCGGACTGCGGCCAATGGACGATCGAGATCGTCGAGCGACCGGCCGGGGTCAAACGCTTCCAGCTCCTGCCCAGGCGCTGGGTCGTCGAGCGCACCTTTGCATGGTTCGGAAGATGTCGGCGCCACTCCAAAGACTTCGAAGGCTCTGCCGCCACCGAACTCGCCTAG
- a CDS encoding PilZ domain-containing protein encodes MYGWDKRRSKRVRFDHEYRATLLGFDGTWRHDCILIDVSETGARLRIDGSTDVLKTREFFLLLSTTGLSYRRCELIRLDGSEIGVQFVTSRTIRSGP; translated from the coding sequence ATGTATGGATGGGATAAACGGCGGTCAAAACGCGTGCGCTTCGACCACGAGTATCGGGCGACCCTTTTGGGCTTCGATGGCACATGGCGGCACGATTGCATTCTCATCGACGTTTCGGAGACCGGAGCGCGTCTTCGAATCGATGGATCAACGGACGTTCTCAAAACTCGCGAGTTCTTCTTGTTGCTTTCAACCACCGGATTATCCTACCGGCGATGCGAGTTGATTCGACTGGACGGCTCGGAAATCGGAGTCCAATTTGTAACGAGCCGGACTATTCGCTCGGGCCCATAG
- a CDS encoding SDR family NAD(P)-dependent oxidoreductase translates to MTKAAVASFTQNLARDYAPDGIRVNAVCPGEIHTPMLEEGLTRAGRTVEQLNKLVPFGRISTSDEVAALVAFLASNEAPFMCGSLVEITGAQAVA, encoded by the coding sequence GTGACCAAAGCAGCAGTTGCATCGTTTACCCAGAATCTTGCCAGGGACTATGCGCCTGACGGGATACGCGTCAATGCAGTCTGCCCCGGTGAGATTCATACCCCTATGCTAGAGGAGGGTCTAACGCGAGCGGGCCGAACCGTAGAACAACTAAATAAACTTGTCCCGTTTGGGCGAATTAGTACTTCGGATGAAGTGGCGGCGCTTGTGGCCTTTCTGGCCTCGAACGAAGCACCCTTTATGTGCGGGTCGTTGGTCGAGATCACTGGTGCACAGGCAGTTGCCTGA
- a CDS encoding polysaccharide deacetylase, translating into MIKNPIPWPNGARCAVAFTWDVDADSAVHAARPDSADNHVATLSFMRYDPEIAVPRIIDLFRRYNIPLTFFVPGWTIENYPAAVDLMLKNSHEIAHHGYLHHDNNAMSRQQEMEVLRQGIEIITRVSGRRPLGYRTPMISSNGVSRHTIDLLIEQGFLYDTSLYGDDIPYVLHNDKGSIIEIPCIQGLGDWYHYMSWCDFGYSAAIKSPMHAADVFKAEFDAAWEYKGMWMCVWHPSVSGRLARCTAIEPLIKYMIKKGDVWFASMSEIALHVREVISSGTWRPRIDQVPYYASPAPDAAAKER; encoded by the coding sequence GTGATAAAAAATCCGATTCCTTGGCCGAACGGCGCACGGTGCGCAGTGGCCTTCACATGGGACGTCGACGCAGACAGCGCCGTTCACGCTGCCCGCCCAGACAGCGCCGACAACCATGTCGCGACACTCTCCTTCATGCGGTACGACCCGGAAATTGCTGTTCCTCGGATTATCGATTTGTTCAGGCGCTATAACATCCCCTTGACGTTCTTCGTACCTGGTTGGACGATAGAAAACTACCCGGCCGCGGTGGATCTCATGCTCAAGAATTCGCATGAGATTGCTCATCACGGCTACCTCCACCACGACAATAACGCGATGTCGCGTCAGCAGGAAATGGAGGTACTTCGGCAGGGCATTGAGATAATCACTCGCGTGTCAGGTCGCAGACCGCTCGGCTATAGAACACCAATGATATCTTCGAATGGTGTTTCGAGGCATACGATCGACCTTCTGATTGAGCAAGGCTTTCTATATGACACGTCGCTGTACGGCGATGATATTCCTTACGTGCTTCACAATGACAAGGGATCCATAATTGAGATACCTTGCATCCAAGGATTAGGAGATTGGTATCACTACATGAGTTGGTGCGATTTTGGCTATAGTGCAGCCATCAAATCTCCCATGCATGCAGCTGACGTCTTCAAGGCAGAATTTGATGCCGCGTGGGAATACAAGGGAATGTGGATGTGTGTGTGGCATCCGTCGGTGAGCGGGCGACTGGCGCGATGTACAGCCATTGAGCCGTTGATCAAGTATATGATCAAAAAGGGCGATGTCTGGTTTGCGTCCATGTCTGAGATCGCTTTGCACGTCAGAGAGGTCATATCGTCCGGCACATGGAGACCACGCATCGATCAGGTTCCCTATTACGCCAGCCCCGCCCCGGACGCCGCCGCCAAGGAACGCTAG
- a CDS encoding TauD/TfdA family dioxygenase, which yields MSSTTNIDSVTPGPDVINRAARLGAEVCNIRLSGDLSDDVLRAIGRSILEHKVIFFRDQHHFDDAEQERLSVRLDRLISRPQLSATDRIPCILAPSSNDIGRSTQGRADVTSDEVRSIAVLRAVMATPYGGAMVWSNTAAAYDDLPLSMRMLADELWAVHANADRYGLKEHSIEVKEAQFEEMFTGTIYETTLPVVLTHPQTGERMLMLGSSVCRFVGLQTHTGQKLLDLFHSYIRAPHNSVRWKWRDGDVAIWDNRLTQSANDHSTAGGRDARSLGSPPCLTRVKAQKPQAARGRAAQARKPRLAPDYALRRATRSL from the coding sequence ATGAGCAGTACGACGAACATAGATAGTGTCACACCGGGGCCAGACGTCATCAACCGCGCAGCGCGACTTGGCGCCGAGGTTTGCAATATCAGGCTATCGGGAGACTTGTCTGACGATGTGTTGCGGGCGATCGGCCGGTCTATACTGGAGCACAAGGTGATCTTCTTCCGTGATCAACACCATTTTGATGATGCCGAACAGGAGCGCCTTTCTGTTCGATTAGATAGGCTAATCTCGCGCCCTCAACTCAGTGCGACCGACCGAATACCTTGCATTCTGGCGCCATCCTCGAACGACATTGGTCGCAGCACCCAAGGGCGTGCCGATGTCACATCTGACGAAGTACGAAGTATCGCTGTGCTGCGCGCCGTAATGGCTACGCCTTATGGCGGTGCCATGGTTTGGTCGAATACGGCGGCCGCTTATGACGATCTTCCGCTATCGATGCGCATGCTCGCTGACGAACTCTGGGCAGTTCACGCCAATGCCGATCGATACGGCTTGAAAGAGCATTCAATCGAGGTGAAAGAAGCGCAATTCGAGGAGATGTTCACCGGAACGATCTATGAAACGACGCTTCCGGTGGTTCTCACTCATCCTCAAACCGGCGAGCGCATGCTCATGCTTGGCAGTTCCGTGTGCCGCTTTGTTGGCCTGCAGACACATACTGGTCAAAAGCTGCTTGACTTGTTCCATTCGTACATCAGGGCGCCGCATAACAGCGTGCGCTGGAAGTGGAGGGACGGCGATGTTGCGATCTGGGATAATCGCCTCACGCAGTCTGCCAATGATCACTCCACAGCGGGCGGTCGCGATGCGCGCAGCCTCGGTTCCCCTCCTTGCCTCACGCGCGTCAAGGCGCAAAAACCCCAAGCAGCGAGGGGGCGAGCAGCTCAAGCTCGGAAGCCGCGACTTGCGCCCGATTACGCGTTGAGACGGGCCACGCGGTCGCTTTGA
- a CDS encoding Xaa-Pro peptidase family protein encodes MDTLLISEPSNIYYLTGYEAYSYYVFQMLVVHRELDEPVWIGRFMDAVSARRMTHLPETAIHPYTDEYVQSSERDPVDFLVAKLREICPTLKAIGTETGSFYYTARAHTKLLGSLPNVRFVDAELLINWIRIRKSPAELAIMREAGKISSAMIADAIEAAKPGMRECDLASVIYQRMIAGTPEYGGVLPSSPTYLLTGSRSGEPHAPWSDRLIGTNVPVNVETSGCRRRYHAPISRTIFLGSPPDSYLRLSNAVVEGIEAALAEVKPGVTCADIERTWQATIARHGFHKEARLGYSIGIGFSPTWGERTASLRSTDLTVLEPGMAFHMMPGLWLGDNGVTITQSFIVTETGREDLTTFPRQLVIK; translated from the coding sequence ATGGATACGCTGCTCATCAGCGAGCCATCAAACATCTATTATCTCACAGGATACGAGGCTTACTCCTATTACGTGTTTCAAATGCTGGTTGTCCATCGCGAGCTTGATGAACCCGTCTGGATTGGCCGGTTCATGGATGCGGTGTCCGCTCGGCGAATGACGCATCTTCCAGAGACGGCCATACACCCCTATACCGACGAATATGTGCAATCGTCAGAACGGGATCCAGTCGATTTCCTCGTCGCAAAACTCAGAGAGATTTGCCCGACCCTGAAAGCTATCGGCACTGAGACGGGCTCATTCTACTACACGGCAAGGGCACATACCAAGCTGCTTGGCTCCCTCCCGAACGTGCGCTTCGTTGATGCCGAACTCCTGATCAATTGGATCCGCATTCGCAAAAGCCCAGCCGAGCTCGCGATCATGCGGGAGGCTGGCAAGATTTCAAGCGCGATGATTGCCGATGCTATCGAGGCGGCAAAGCCTGGCATGCGCGAGTGCGATCTGGCGTCAGTGATCTACCAGCGCATGATCGCCGGCACGCCGGAATACGGCGGTGTTCTACCGTCGAGCCCGACCTATTTGCTGACGGGCTCACGATCAGGCGAACCGCATGCGCCCTGGTCGGATCGTCTAATTGGCACAAACGTTCCCGTGAATGTGGAGACCTCTGGGTGCCGCCGACGCTATCACGCCCCTATTAGTCGCACGATATTCCTTGGCTCGCCACCGGACTCGTACCTGCGGCTCTCCAACGCTGTGGTCGAAGGTATCGAAGCAGCATTGGCGGAGGTGAAACCTGGCGTCACTTGCGCGGATATAGAACGCACCTGGCAAGCGACGATTGCCCGGCACGGCTTCCACAAGGAAGCCAGACTTGGTTACTCGATAGGAATTGGTTTCTCGCCGACTTGGGGGGAACGGACCGCCAGTCTCCGCAGTACTGATCTCACTGTTCTAGAACCAGGCATGGCGTTTCACATGATGCCAGGACTATGGCTCGGCGACAACGGGGTCACCATTACTCAATCGTTCATTGTGACTGAAACTGGCCGGGAGGACTTGACAACGTTCCCGAGACAATTGGTCATAAAATAG
- a CDS encoding UTRA domain-containing protein — protein sequence MVGLDTLWVPRVLADKLKEHLQGGFIIPLLPQYGIIVDHTRYQIEATTATEAQEQVLDVVSGYPLLVVRYFPSAADGRPILAGQNVTRADRFTYTLRAVPNRGHLRAFVRLASEGVEEEGYPYARQWCPDRRRRAGPRCPLKRRAAPNAVPARLSAHCREGRYSRGLWRSRWLANACRQRMLRTSPSKTWSPYGLGERADGNAESSARMPDKASPDKCTATSQQIVLHGGGENRLRLDVQLSLKAFYFMTNCLGNVVKSSRPVSVTMND from the coding sequence GTGGTAGGGCTCGATACGCTTTGGGTGCCGAGGGTTCTGGCTGATAAGCTGAAGGAACATTTGCAGGGCGGATTCATCATCCCCCTCCTGCCGCAATACGGGATCATCGTCGACCACACGAGATATCAAATAGAGGCTACGACCGCGACGGAAGCTCAGGAGCAGGTCCTGGATGTGGTGTCGGGTTATCCACTGCTAGTCGTGCGCTACTTTCCTAGCGCCGCGGACGGCCGGCCGATTTTGGCAGGGCAGAACGTGACGCGCGCGGACCGATTCACTTATACTTTACGAGCCGTGCCGAATAGAGGCCATTTGAGAGCTTTCGTCAGGCTCGCGAGTGAGGGTGTGGAAGAAGAGGGATATCCGTACGCCCGACAATGGTGTCCGGATCGTCGCCGTCGAGCGGGCCCGCGATGCCCCTTGAAGCGCCGCGCCGCCCCAAACGCTGTCCCGGCCCGTCTATCCGCTCACTGTCGCGAGGGCCGTTACAGCCGTGGCTTGTGGCGTTCGCGATGGCTCGCAAATGCCTGTAGGCAGCGAATGCTCCGGACCTCGCCATCTAAGACTTGGTCCCCTTATGGCTTGGGCGAACGCGCCGACGGGAATGCTGAGAGCAGTGCAAGGATGCCGGACAAAGCCTCGCCCGACAAGTGTACGGCGACCTCGCAGCAAATCGTGCTCCACGGCGGCGGCGAGAACCGCCTCCGCCTAGATGTGCAGCTTTCATTGAAGGCGTTCTATTTTATGACCAATTGTCTCGGGAACGTTGTCAAGTCCTCCCGGCCAGTTTCAGTCACAATGAACGATTGA
- a CDS encoding ABC transporter permease: MSRRASTLLMVVPMILVIGLFLVIPLMGLLEVSFKATGTAFPSLEHYDRALLDPFYLRIFAETIGYGLLCTVISIFLGFPVGYAMGRMSPNKRRWYVILVILPLTLSLIVIVFGWLVLLGRNGVVNSLLLTFALIDTPKALLFNGPAVVVVLVMQFLPFMILSIMSVVIQIDPALELASANLKATRWVTLRRVVLPLSVPGIVAGSSLVFTASVSAFVTPRLIGGQRMQMIGSIIYDQIRLT, encoded by the coding sequence ATGAGCCGGCGGGCGTCCACCTTGCTAATGGTTGTTCCGATGATTTTGGTTATCGGCCTCTTCCTGGTCATCCCCTTGATGGGACTTCTGGAGGTCAGCTTCAAGGCCACGGGCACCGCCTTTCCGTCGCTGGAGCACTATGATCGTGCCCTGCTCGACCCGTTTTATTTGCGGATCTTTGCGGAGACGATCGGCTACGGGCTACTCTGCACGGTCATCAGCATCTTTCTCGGCTTTCCTGTCGGCTATGCCATGGGCCGCATGAGCCCCAATAAGCGGCGCTGGTACGTCATCCTGGTCATATTACCACTCACACTCAGCCTCATCGTCATCGTGTTCGGCTGGCTGGTGCTGCTGGGGCGCAACGGCGTTGTCAACTCGCTGCTGCTGACGTTCGCTCTCATCGACACACCCAAGGCGCTCCTCTTCAACGGACCCGCGGTCGTCGTCGTCCTGGTCATGCAGTTCCTGCCGTTCATGATCTTGTCCATCATGAGCGTCGTCATTCAGATCGATCCGGCACTGGAGCTCGCATCGGCCAATTTGAAGGCGACGCGATGGGTCACGCTGCGCCGGGTGGTCTTGCCGCTGTCCGTGCCGGGAATTGTCGCGGGCTCGAGTCTCGTCTTCACGGCCAGCGTGTCCGCCTTCGTGACGCCGAGATTGATCGGCGGACAGCGTATGCAGATGATCGGCAGCATCATCTACGACCAGATTCGACTTACCTGA
- a CDS encoding TOBE domain-containing protein — MIRPEHVSIGDGGGSIRARVASAVFTGGVTRLVLSMFGEELLMQSFFRHSKVPVQGDEVNVWIDTSCLHRLD; from the coding sequence ATGATCAGGCCCGAGCATGTGAGCATCGGTGACGGTGGCGGCAGCATACGGGCCCGTGTGGCGAGTGCCGTCTTTACGGGCGGTGTGACCCGGCTGGTCCTCTCAATGTTCGGGGAGGAGCTGCTCATGCAGTCGTTCTTCCGACATTCCAAGGTCCCTGTGCAGGGCGATGAGGTGAACGTGTGGATCGACACGTCCTGCCTTCACAGACTTGACTAA